The following proteins come from a genomic window of Lycium ferocissimum isolate CSIRO_LF1 chromosome 4, AGI_CSIRO_Lferr_CH_V1, whole genome shotgun sequence:
- the LOC132054906 gene encoding tetrahydroberberine oxidase-like — MKIYWFSFLLFIVFSSTLWEALANTHKEFIQCLSHSNQTSSIYTPNNSSYSSILQFSIKNLRFKTTKTPKPLVIVTPLSEFQLQQIILCAKETGMHVRVRGAGHDYEGLSYVSEVPFVIIDLINLRTIDVNVNDKSAWVEAGSTIGEIYYKIAEKSKTLGFPAGVCPTVGIGGHCSGGGFGVMLRKYGLAADNIVDAHLIDANGRILDRVSMGEDLFWAIRGGGGNSFGVVLAWKIKLVDVPQKVTVFTLDKTMEQNVTKLIHKWQYVAPRFHEDLFIRISISRMSSSKGDNNKQTIVASFKSIFLGRIDRLLSIMQKNFSELGLKREDCIEMSWIESTLYFAEFPRGESIDVLLGRVELSRRYVKAKSDYVYQPIPEEGLEGIWRLFFEDEAESAQVILNPYGGRMDEIASSSIPFPHRAGNLYTIQHLVYWDEEGEEVAERHIRWIKRLYSYMTPFVSKFPRSAYINYRDLDIGVNNIKGYTSYVQAKVWGIKYFKTNFDRLVRVKTKVDPSNFFRNEQSIPSLTW; from the coding sequence ATGAAGATTTATtggttttcctttcttttatttattgtctTCTCATCAACTTTATGGGAAGCTTTAGCTAATACTCATAAAGAATTCATCCAATGCCTATCTCATAGTAACCAAACCTCTTCCATTTACACCCCAAATAACTCTTCTTATTCATCAatccttcaattctccataaaaAACCTAAGGTTCAAAACAACTAAAACACCTAAACCTCTTGTTATTGTCACACCATTAAGTGAATTCCAGCTTCAACAAATCATTCTTTGTGCTAAGGAAACTGGGATGCACGTTAGGGTTCGTGGTGCAGGACATGACTATGAAGGGCTTTCTTATGTCTCCGAGGTTCCATTCGTTATAATTGATCTTATCAACCTTAGAACAATCGATGTTAATGTCAATGACAAGAGTGCATGGGTTGAAGCTGGATCAACTATTGGCGAAATCTATTATAAAATCGCGGAGAAAAGCAAAACCCTAGGATTTCCTGCTGGTGTTTGTCCAACAGTTGGTATTGGTGGACATTGTAGTGGAGGTGGTTTTGGAGTTATGTTGCGAAAATATGGCCTAGCTGCTGATAACATTGTAGATGCACATTTGATCGATGCGAATGGAAGAATTCTTGATAGGGTTTCTATGGGGGAGGATTTATTTTGGGCAATTAGAGGAGGTGGTGGTAATAGCTTTGGAGTTGTTCTTGCATGGAAGATCAAATTAGTAGATGTTCCTCAAAAAGTAACTGTTTTCACACTTGACAAGACAATGGAACAAAATGTCACAAAGCTTATACATAAGTGGCAATATGTTGCGCCAAGATTCCATGAAGATTTGTTCATTAGGATCTCGATTAGTAGGATGAGCTCAAGTAAAGGTGATAACAACAAACAAACAATTGTAGCTTCATTCAAATCCATATTCCTCGGTAGAATCGATCGATTACTTTCCATCATGCAAAAAAATTTCTCTGAATTAGGGTTGAAAAGAGAAGATTGCATTGAAATGAGTTGGATAGAGTCTACATTATACTTTGCAGAATTCCCAAGAGGTGAATCTATTGATGTCTTGCTAGGTAGGGTTGAACTATCGAGACGTTACGTCAAGGCAAAATCAGACTATGTATATCAGCCAATCCCAGAGGAAGGTCTCGAAGGAATATGGAGATTGTTTTTTGAAGATGAAGCTGAATCAGCACAAGTAATATTGAATCCATATGGTGGGAGGATGGATGAGATTGCATCATCTTCTATTCCTTTCCCTCATAGGGCTGGGAATTTATACACAATCCAACATTTAGTCTATtgggatgaagaaggagaagaagtaGCTGAAAGGCATATAAGGTGGATAAAAAGGCTTTATTCTTACATGACTCCTTTTGTTTCTAAGTTTCCAAGAAGTGCTTATATCAACTATAGGGATCTTGATATTGGTGTAAATAACATCAAGGGATATACAAGCTATGTGCAAGCTAAGGTTTGGGGGATTAAGTATTTCAAGACTAATTTTGATAGATTGGTTCGTGTGAAGACTAAGGTGGATCCTTCAAACTTCTTTAGGAATGAACAAAGCATTCCTTCACTTACTTGGTAG